A genomic region of Raphanus sativus cultivar WK10039 chromosome 6, ASM80110v3, whole genome shotgun sequence contains the following coding sequences:
- the LOC108809506 gene encoding uncharacterized protein LOC108809506 has translation MDLDLVVVVLTEASSTQIQHVNRKSSDELLRKFADPDDVDKSTKRRRKSAATTNSRENGVDVESNTSTTGLVERKRLLLAPAASKRRSLFLRQIASGKSHLKKKSLVRTIGKTWRKTMEGASRVFIEKHYNRHRRLISDVV, from the exons ATGGATCTtgatcttgttgttgttgttctcaCTGAAGCTTCCTCTACACAAATCCAGCACGTGAACCGTAAGTCCTCCGACGAGTTGCTCCGCAAGTTCGCCGATCCTGACGACGTTGACAAGTCAACGAAGCGCCGGAGGAAGTCAGCAGCTACTACAAACTCTCGAGAGAACGGCGTTGATGTTGAAAGCAACACTAGTACTACTGGTTTAGTGGAGAGGAAACGGCTCTTGCTTGCTCCAGCGGCGAGTAAACGGCGATCACTGTTCCTCCGCCAGATTGCTTCTGGAAAGTCACATCTGAAGAAGAAGTCTCTCGTCAGAACTATCGGCAAG ACATGGCGTAAAACAATGGAAGGAGCTTCAAGAGTTTTCATCGAGAAGCATTATAATAGACACAGACGTCTCATCAGCGATGTCGTTTAA
- the LOC108807274 gene encoding probable plastid-lipid-associated protein 13, chloroplastic codes for MALIQSSSIPGSSAVRLTFFSNSMPKMSHQVVVPMVKGWTWMMKGSCRRRVLVRAMVQEEAVQGSPSPSVYARDMERLSAKESLLLALKDAGGFEALVTGKTTSIQRIDVNERITSLERLNPSPRPTTSPCFQGRWNFEWFGSGSPGLLAARVIFERFPSTLVNLSRMEILITDSNAKATANIKLLNSIESKIVLSTKLTVEGPLRLREEYVEGMVESPTVIEEAVPETLKGALGQATTTLQQLPDVIKDALSSGLRIPLSGSFERFFMISYLDEEVLIVRDTSGVPEVLTRLESPSSTTAETL; via the exons ATGGCGTTGATACAGAGTTCATCAATCCCCGGTTCGTCTGCGGTTCGATTGACCTTCTTCTCAAACTCAATGCCGAAGATGAGTCATCAAGTGGTTGTTCCTATGGTGAAAGGTTGGACTTGGATGATGAAGGGTTCGTGTCGGAGGAGGGTGCTGGTAAGAGCAATGGTGCAGGAAGAAGCAGTTCAAGGGTCTCCTTCTCCTTCTGTTTACGCCAGAGATATGGAGAGGCTTTCCGCTAAGGAATCTCTGCTTCTCGCT TTAAAGGATGCTGGAGGCTTTGAGGCTTTAGTTACAGGGAAAACAACGAGTATCCAAAGGATCGATGTTAATGAGAGGATAACTAGTCTCGAGCGCCTTAACCCTTCTCCTAGACCAACTAC GTCTCCTTGTTTCCAAGGGAGATGGAACTTCGAGTGGTTTGGCTCTGGAAGCCCTGGTTTACTCGCTGCTCGAGTTATATTCGA GAGGTTTCCTTCAACGTTGGTTAACCTCTCAAGAATGGAGATACTGATTACGGATTCTAACGCTAAGGCCACTGCAAACATCAAACTCCTCAACTCG ATAGAAAGCAAGATCGTACTGTCAACGAAGTTGACTGTTGAGGGACCTCTGAGACTGAGAGAAGAATATGTGGAAGGTATGGTTGAATCCCCAACGGTCATTGAAGAAGCAGTTCCTGAAACGCTTAAAGGCGCATTGGGTCAAGCCACCACAACGTTGCAGCAGCTTCCTGATGTTATCAAGGATGCTTTATCAAGTGGTCTCAGAATTCCCTTGA GTGGATCGTTTGAAAGATTCTTCATGATATCTTATCTAGATGAGGAGGTTCTT atAGTAAGAGATACTTCAGGAGTGCCTGAAGTTCTAACGAGGTTGGAATCACCTTCATCAACCACCGCAGAAACTCTTTGA
- the LOC108810711 gene encoding uncharacterized protein LOC108810711, with protein MQLKRSSSSSTTPTSMKLKTLFLNLITHSLYRLLQSLSRAKSIIIEISKHNKKRLFMMMFYLKTSSINQRKVFFGSSSHVVVPVANPFSISFHADEDEDVHESEHLEWLEEEVDDDHHIVGDVDIDHLADMFIASCHEKFLLEKVESYRRYQEMLERSL; from the coding sequence ATGCAGCTCAAAaggtcatcatcatcatctactaCTCCAACCTCCATGAAACTCAAAACCCTGTTCCTAAACCTCATCACACACTCTCTTTACCGTCTTTTACAGTCTCTCTCTAGAGCAAAATCCATTATTATAGAGATATCTAAACACAACAAGAAGAGGTTATTCATGATGATGTTTTACCTAAAAACGTCATCCATTAACCAACGCAAGGTCTTCTTCGGATCATCCTCCCATGTTGTTGTCCCTGTAGCTAACCCTTTCTCTATCTCTTTTCATGCTGATGAAGACGAGGATGTTCATGAGTCTGAGCACCTTGAGTGGCTAGAAGAGGAGGTTGATGATGATCATCATATTGTTGGTGATGTTGATATTGATCATTTGGCAGATATGTTCATCGCGAGCTGCCATGAGAAGTTCTTGCTGGAGAAGGTTGAGTCTTATAGGAGATACCAAGAAATGTTGGAGAGGAGTTTGTGA
- the LOC108806186 gene encoding uncharacterized protein LOC108806186, which produces MRRGRGKGKKQSASSAREDHGSGEEDEKIPAYRRRGRPLKPMKDDFEEEEDEELEKMEEEDEEEEEDDSVTSKKEEKERKRKMVNGSNTDVNEEENNRLGSKSSRDDSTQSTSTGFRQNGSRRKSKPRRAAEAVVECNGV; this is translated from the coding sequence ATGAGAAGAGGTAGAGGGAAAGGGAAGAAGCAGAGTGCATCATCTGCTAGGGAAGATCATGGAAGCggtgaagaagatgagaagatTCCAGCTTACAGGAGAAGAGGAAGGCCACTGAAACCTATGAAAGATGATTTcgaagaggaggaagatgaagagttagagaagatggaggaggaagatgaagaagaagaagaggatgattCAGTAACAagtaaaaaagaagagaaagaaaggaagaggaagatggtTAATGGAAGCAACACTGATGTCAATGAAGAAGAGAATAATAGGTTAGGATCAAAATCAAGTAGGGATGATTCCACCCAGTCCACATCTACTGGTTTCAGACAGAACGGGAGCAGGAGAAAAAGCAAGCCGAGAAGAGCTGCTGAAGCTGTTGTGGAATGTAATGGAGTTTGA